Proteins encoded in a region of the Geoanaerobacter pelophilus genome:
- a CDS encoding cation:proton antiporter domain-containing protein — MKMDVLFDLEILFGLAILTVLLVRRLALPSIIGFLAAGMIAGPHALGLVKSSHQVEQMAEIGVVLLLFTIGIEFSLKELMRIRQMVFLGGGLQVSLTIVAITAISVAWGYPVNQAVFFGFLVALSSTAIIMKLLIDAGEMDAPHGKTTLGILIFQDLCVVPLMLVTPLLAGNGQGPGGVLLILLKAVAVVAVAHYGARYLVPWILRQVVNARSRELFILTVIFIGFGTAWLTAEAGLSLALGAFIAGLAISESEYSQQVLGDIIPFRDAFMSLFFLSVGMLLDPAVLLKYPVLVVGIVTTIVLVKFLGSTAAARAIGLPLRIAIFSGLALAQIGEFSFVLSQSGLKHGLISADVYQLFLAASIATMALTPLCLRLAAPLAALATKQLPAWLTRGNNSLVGREKRVRLSDHVIIAGYGLNGRNLSKVLKHLALPHLIIDTNPFTISSERKKGEKIIFGDASQPEVLEHAAIIQAKTLVIAVSDAAASRRIAAQARQLNPAIHIIARTRYLLEVEPLYRLGVNEVIPEEFETSVEILSRVLRTLLVPQDEIEQHVAEVRRDGYGMLRAMSRRHSHAVGISGYLSGAEIATFKVRAGSQLAGESLSKGTIRSLSGATVLVIKREQEVIPNPDPVWELLPGDVLLLLGTPEQLAAAGRLFSPPKR; from the coding sequence CTGAAAATGGACGTGCTCTTCGACCTCGAAATCCTTTTCGGTTTAGCCATCCTGACTGTTTTGCTGGTCCGGCGGCTGGCGCTCCCCTCGATCATCGGTTTTCTGGCCGCCGGCATGATTGCCGGGCCGCATGCCCTGGGCCTGGTCAAGAGCAGCCATCAGGTCGAGCAGATGGCCGAGATTGGGGTGGTGCTCCTGCTGTTCACCATCGGCATCGAGTTCTCACTCAAAGAGCTGATGCGAATCCGGCAGATGGTCTTCCTCGGGGGAGGCCTGCAGGTTAGCCTTACCATTGTCGCCATAACTGCAATCAGTGTCGCCTGGGGGTATCCGGTCAATCAGGCGGTCTTTTTCGGCTTTCTGGTGGCGCTTTCCAGCACGGCCATCATCATGAAGCTGTTGATCGATGCCGGTGAAATGGATGCGCCTCATGGCAAAACCACCCTCGGCATCCTCATTTTCCAGGATCTCTGCGTGGTGCCGCTGATGCTGGTGACCCCCCTGCTGGCCGGCAATGGCCAAGGTCCCGGAGGCGTGCTGCTGATTTTGCTCAAAGCGGTCGCTGTGGTGGCGGTTGCCCACTATGGCGCCCGCTACCTGGTCCCATGGATTTTACGCCAGGTGGTCAATGCCCGTAGCCGGGAATTGTTCATCCTGACCGTCATTTTTATCGGCTTCGGCACGGCATGGCTCACTGCCGAGGCCGGGTTGTCACTGGCCCTTGGGGCATTCATCGCCGGTCTGGCGATCTCGGAATCCGAATACAGTCAGCAGGTGCTGGGTGACATTATCCCGTTTCGCGACGCCTTTATGAGCCTGTTTTTTCTCTCGGTCGGCATGTTGCTCGATCCGGCAGTGCTTTTGAAATACCCGGTGCTGGTCGTCGGTATTGTCACAACGATTGTCCTGGTCAAGTTCCTAGGGTCCACAGCAGCCGCACGGGCGATAGGCCTTCCCCTGCGCATTGCCATTTTTTCAGGGCTGGCACTGGCCCAGATCGGTGAGTTCTCCTTTGTCCTCTCTCAAAGCGGACTCAAGCACGGTCTTATCTCGGCAGATGTTTACCAGCTTTTTCTCGCCGCATCCATCGCTACCATGGCCCTGACCCCGCTCTGCCTGCGCCTGGCAGCGCCGCTGGCAGCGCTCGCTACCAAACAGCTTCCTGCCTGGCTTACCAGGGGCAATAACTCGCTGGTGGGACGGGAAAAGCGAGTCAGGTTGTCGGACCATGTCATTATTGCCGGTTATGGGCTGAATGGCCGCAACCTGTCAAAGGTGCTCAAGCATCTGGCTCTCCCCCATCTCATCATAGATACCAACCCTTTCACCATCAGCAGTGAACGGAAAAAGGGGGAGAAAATTATCTTCGGCGATGCCTCGCAACCTGAGGTCCTGGAACATGCCGCGATAATTCAGGCCAAGACCCTAGTCATTGCCGTCTCCGATGCCGCCGCCAGCCGGCGCATTGCCGCTCAGGCGCGGCAGCTGAATCCGGCCATCCATATCATTGCCCGGACCCGCTATCTGCTGGAAGTTGAACCGCTGTACCGTCTTGGGGTGAATGAGGTGATCCCGGAAGAGTTTGAGACCTCGGTGGAGATCCTGTCCCGGGTGCTCCGGACCTTGCTTGTCCCGCAGGACGAAATCGAACAGCACGTCGCCGAGGTACGGCGCGACGGTTACGGCATGCTGCGCGCCATGAGCCGCAGGCACAGCCACGCTGTGGGGATCAGTGGTTATCTTTCCGGGGCTGAAATCGCCACATTCAAGGTTCGGGCAGGATCGCAACTGGCAGGGGAGAGCCTCAGCAAGGGAACGATCCGCAGCCTGTCCGGAGCAACGGTGCTCGTCATCAAGAGAGAGCAGGAGGTTATTCCCAATCCTGACCCGGTATGGGAGTTGCTACCGGGCGATGTGCTATTGCTGCTGGGTACCCCGGAACAGCTGGCTGCAGCCGGTCGGCTGTTCTCGCCCCCGAAGCGATAA
- a CDS encoding DNA translocase FtsK, whose translation MDDQAPKKDKLTSEIKGMLLGAAGLFVLVALISFNADDLSFNTFSTESGVHNFGGRLGAQVADLLLQFFGVAGYIIAGAMLYTAYRLLRFKELKITVYKVIAFFGLMVSVSALFAFNIEFTTLFGQRVPTGGAIGYKTAAMLKGLLGVAGALLLLLPVLAASITIMSRFSFVLFADWWINAMGDRWARYREKKALNREIMKDTRAKDPDKPEPVIKPVQVNIPVPPKSVKKEKQESDKLKPQQELFEFAKSEDGFRTPPLSLLDAPQASNRKVDKEVLTMNARLLEKKLRDFGVDGEVVEICPGPVVTMYEFAPGPGIKVSKIAGLADDLSMALQALSIRIVAPIPGKGVVGIELPNRDREMVALKEIFTSEDFQKGKYKLPLALGKDIAGLPLVTDLAKMPHLLVAGATGSGKSVSINTMILSLLYTYTPKDVRIIMVDPKMLELSVYDGIPHLLLPVVTNPKKASISLRWAVEEMGRRYRLMADKGVRNIDSYNKTLEKQEKEIEELKAQDIVVVDEVVEPETDDAAIQAFLDKEEELEHGHLPYIVVIVDELADLMMVAGREIEESIARLAQMARAAGIHLILATQRPSVDVITGLIKANFPARVSFQVSSKIDSRTILDCNGAESLLGAGDMLFLPPGTSKLQRSHGAFVSDAEVQRVVDFLKKQGKPIYDKRILEVKVGDDKSSSDDEELDERYDDAVALVAEAKQASISMIQRRLRIGYNRAARIIEKMEQEGIVGPSDGTSKPREVFINKL comes from the coding sequence ATGGACGACCAAGCCCCGAAAAAGGATAAGCTGACCAGCGAGATCAAAGGGATGCTGCTTGGCGCCGCTGGTCTGTTTGTACTGGTGGCACTGATTTCGTTCAACGCCGACGACCTTTCCTTCAATACCTTCTCCACCGAAAGCGGTGTCCATAACTTCGGCGGCAGGTTGGGGGCCCAGGTGGCTGACCTGCTGCTCCAGTTCTTTGGCGTGGCCGGCTATATCATTGCCGGCGCCATGCTCTATACCGCATACCGCCTGCTCCGCTTCAAAGAGCTTAAGATAACGGTGTACAAGGTCATTGCCTTCTTTGGCCTGATGGTTTCGGTGTCGGCCCTGTTCGCCTTCAATATCGAATTTACCACCCTGTTCGGCCAGCGCGTTCCGACCGGCGGGGCCATTGGTTACAAAACCGCCGCCATGCTCAAGGGGCTGCTGGGGGTTGCCGGGGCGCTGCTGTTGCTGCTGCCGGTTCTGGCCGCTTCGATCACTATCATGTCGCGCTTCTCTTTTGTCCTGTTCGCTGACTGGTGGATCAATGCCATGGGAGATCGCTGGGCACGGTACCGCGAGAAAAAGGCCCTGAACCGGGAGATCATGAAAGATACCAGGGCCAAGGATCCCGACAAGCCCGAACCGGTGATCAAGCCGGTTCAGGTAAACATCCCGGTGCCGCCGAAATCGGTAAAGAAGGAAAAACAGGAGTCCGACAAGCTAAAACCCCAGCAGGAGCTGTTCGAATTCGCCAAGAGCGAGGATGGTTTCCGTACCCCGCCGCTGTCGCTGCTTGATGCTCCGCAGGCGAGCAACCGCAAGGTGGACAAGGAAGTGCTTACCATGAACGCCCGGTTGCTGGAGAAAAAACTCCGCGATTTCGGCGTGGATGGTGAAGTGGTGGAGATCTGTCCCGGCCCGGTGGTCACCATGTACGAATTCGCTCCGGGACCGGGGATCAAGGTCAGCAAGATCGCCGGGCTGGCCGATGACCTCTCCATGGCGCTCCAGGCGCTCTCCATCCGGATCGTCGCGCCGATTCCGGGCAAAGGGGTGGTCGGCATCGAGCTGCCCAACCGCGACCGGGAGATGGTGGCGCTCAAGGAAATCTTCACCAGCGAGGATTTCCAGAAGGGGAAATACAAGCTGCCGCTGGCTCTGGGAAAAGATATCGCCGGTCTGCCACTGGTGACCGACCTGGCCAAGATGCCGCACCTGCTGGTGGCCGGCGCCACCGGTTCCGGCAAATCGGTCTCGATCAACACCATGATCCTGTCGCTCCTCTACACCTACACGCCGAAGGATGTCCGGATCATCATGGTCGATCCCAAGATGCTGGAGCTTTCGGTCTATGACGGCATCCCCCATCTGCTGCTGCCGGTAGTGACCAACCCGAAGAAGGCGTCCATCTCGCTCCGCTGGGCAGTGGAGGAGATGGGGCGGCGTTATCGCCTCATGGCCGACAAAGGGGTCCGGAATATCGACTCCTACAACAAGACCCTGGAAAAGCAGGAAAAAGAGATCGAAGAGCTCAAGGCCCAGGATATCGTCGTTGTTGACGAGGTCGTGGAACCGGAGACCGATGATGCCGCCATCCAGGCCTTTCTCGACAAGGAAGAAGAGCTGGAGCACGGTCACCTGCCGTACATTGTCGTCATTGTCGACGAACTGGCCGACCTGATGATGGTGGCCGGCCGGGAGATCGAAGAGTCGATTGCACGGCTGGCCCAGATGGCCCGCGCCGCCGGCATCCACCTGATTCTTGCCACCCAGCGACCGTCGGTGGATGTCATCACCGGCCTGATCAAAGCCAACTTCCCGGCCAGGGTCTCATTCCAGGTATCGAGCAAGATTGACTCGCGCACCATCCTCGACTGCAACGGCGCGGAATCGCTCCTTGGAGCGGGCGACATGCTGTTCCTGCCGCCAGGCACCTCCAAGCTGCAACGGAGCCACGGCGCCTTTGTCTCCGATGCCGAAGTGCAGCGGGTAGTCGATTTCCTCAAGAAGCAGGGGAAACCGATTTACGATAAACGAATCCTCGAAGTGAAAGTCGGTGACGACAAGAGCAGCAGTGACGATGAAGAGCTCGACGAACGCTACGACGACGCCGTAGCCCTGGTGGCCGAGGCCAAGCAAGCCTCAATCTCCATGATCCAGCGCCGCCTGCGGATCGGCTACAACCGGGCGGCGAGAATCATCGAGAAGATGGAACAGGAAGGGATCGTCGGCCCCTCCGACGGCACCAGTAAGCCGCGGGAAGTGTTTATCAACAAGCTGTAG
- the def gene encoding peptide deformylase, translated as MPSQKILLYPHPILKKMARAVETVDDEIKGLLEDLIDTMREGPGSVGVAAPQIGVSLRVCVVDVSNSKLGKENNHGLLALINPEIVERDGEAFMREGCMSVPDYTGDVARSTRVVIRYLNEQGIACELEATGFEAVALQHEMDHLDGVLFLDRIASIKTGLFRRKSYR; from the coding sequence ATGCCCAGCCAGAAGATACTGCTATACCCCCATCCGATCCTGAAGAAGATGGCTCGCGCCGTGGAGACCGTTGATGACGAAATCAAGGGGCTGTTGGAGGACCTGATCGACACCATGCGCGAAGGCCCCGGCTCAGTCGGGGTTGCTGCCCCGCAGATCGGGGTTTCCCTGCGGGTCTGCGTGGTGGATGTCTCCAACAGCAAGCTCGGCAAAGAGAACAACCATGGCCTGCTGGCCCTGATCAACCCGGAGATTGTTGAGCGCGACGGGGAAGCGTTTATGCGGGAAGGGTGCATGAGCGTGCCGGACTATACCGGTGATGTGGCCCGATCGACCAGGGTTGTCATCCGTTACCTCAACGAGCAAGGTATCGCATGTGAGCTGGAGGCAACCGGATTCGAGGCGGTTGCCCTGCAGCATGAAATGGACCACCTGGACGGGGTTCTGTTTCTCGATCGTATCGCTTCGATCAAGACCGGTCTTTTCCGGAGGAAAAGCTACCGATAG
- a CDS encoding AAA family ATPase: MPENLLIPSVDLRVGALEEYNRRQKEKAFRNDRKQKPRPCVTLSREFGCEGYPLSEKLCEMMIQRTGEPWVIIDKAVLEEVAKRHNISEELLKGLGKRNRILEEVLSTFSPEWKSDNEYFQLLCRHVISLAEQGNVIILELGGAIITRHIEHSYHFRVYGSMDFKVASISQRLEIEPEEAEKLIERQQRQRDRFTRDFLSQDDHNPALYDVLFNNDRNSPEKMACMIACYLENELRACGGLK; this comes from the coding sequence ATGCCTGAAAACCTATTGATCCCGTCCGTTGATCTGAGAGTCGGTGCCTTGGAGGAGTACAACCGCAGGCAGAAGGAAAAGGCCTTCAGGAATGACAGGAAACAGAAGCCCCGGCCATGCGTCACCCTATCCAGGGAGTTCGGCTGTGAAGGATACCCGTTGTCCGAGAAACTGTGCGAGATGATGATTCAGAGGACCGGGGAACCGTGGGTGATCATAGACAAGGCGGTTCTGGAAGAGGTGGCAAAGCGCCACAACATTTCGGAAGAGCTGTTGAAGGGGCTGGGTAAAAGAAACCGGATTCTGGAAGAGGTCCTCTCGACCTTTTCCCCGGAATGGAAAAGCGATAACGAGTATTTTCAGTTATTGTGCCGTCATGTGATCTCGCTGGCGGAGCAGGGCAATGTCATCATCCTTGAGCTGGGTGGGGCCATCATCACCCGCCACATTGAGCACTCCTACCACTTCCGGGTCTACGGTTCAATGGATTTCAAGGTTGCCAGTATTTCCCAAAGGCTGGAAATCGAGCCGGAAGAGGCCGAGAAGCTGATCGAGCGGCAACAGCGGCAGCGGGACCGCTTCACCAGGGATTTTTTGAGCCAGGATGACCACAACCCCGCTTTATACGACGTTCTGTTCAACAATGACCGGAATTCACCAGAAAAGATGGCCTGCATGATCGCCTGTTACCTCGAAAATGAGCTGCGTGCCTGCGGCGGCTTGAAATAA
- a CDS encoding DUF3124 domain-containing protein, translated as MIARNTPHLLLLLVLLVGSMLPDPSWGSPTEIRLAKGQTVYVPVYSNVYSGPKKNPFHLAAMLSIRNTDMTASFRVTTIDYYDNDGRLVRRHLDRPLTLGPLGTTHVYVEEKDTSGGFGANFIVRWTADKVINAPVIECVMIGATSGQGISFVSPGQEIRE; from the coding sequence ATGATCGCCAGAAACACCCCGCACCTACTCCTGCTCCTCGTGCTTCTAGTCGGCTCAATGCTGCCGGATCCCAGTTGGGGATCGCCGACGGAGATACGCCTTGCCAAGGGGCAAACCGTGTACGTTCCGGTCTACTCCAATGTTTACAGCGGCCCGAAGAAAAACCCGTTTCATCTGGCAGCCATGCTCAGTATCCGCAATACCGATATGACGGCATCGTTTCGCGTCACGACAATCGATTATTACGACAATGACGGCAGGCTTGTCAGGAGGCACCTCGACCGGCCGCTAACCCTCGGTCCGTTGGGAACAACCCATGTGTACGTCGAGGAAAAGGACACCAGCGGCGGTTTCGGGGCCAATTTCATCGTCAGATGGACTGCTGATAAGGTCATCAATGCGCCGGTGATCGAGTGCGTGATGATCGGCGCCACCAGCGGCCAGGGGATTTCATTCGTCAGCCCCGGGCAGGAGATCCGGGAATAG
- a CDS encoding glycine cleavage system protein R, which translates to MTHCRKENLVHFAVTIISKDRPGIVADVTEVLFRLGCNIEDSSCTMLGGDFAMILIVSHEKPFTKAKLVDEFKELHERTGLVTYVRTLSEAEICPIKEEGELCLISVYGSDQPGIVYRVTRVLADHRVNIADLNTKLIGTVEEPVYVLMLEATLPDGVTIDTVSGLLENLRKELKVEITVRSITPVAL; encoded by the coding sequence ATGACCCATTGTCGCAAGGAAAACCTGGTTCATTTCGCCGTGACCATTATCAGCAAGGATCGGCCCGGGATTGTGGCCGATGTTACCGAAGTGCTGTTTCGCCTGGGCTGCAACATCGAGGATTCGAGCTGCACCATGCTCGGCGGCGATTTTGCCATGATCCTGATTGTTTCCCACGAAAAGCCGTTCACCAAGGCAAAACTGGTTGACGAATTCAAGGAGCTGCATGAGCGGACCGGCCTGGTCACCTATGTCCGCACCCTCTCGGAGGCAGAGATCTGCCCGATCAAGGAGGAGGGGGAGTTGTGCCTGATTTCGGTGTACGGCTCTGATCAGCCCGGGATCGTCTACCGGGTCACCAGGGTGCTGGCCGATCATCGGGTCAACATCGCCGACCTGAATACCAAGCTGATCGGCACGGTCGAAGAACCGGTCTATGTGCTGATGCTGGAGGCTACCCTGCCGGACGGGGTTACCATCGACACGGTATCCGGCCTGCTGGAAAATCTGCGGAAGGAGTTGAAGGTGGAGATTACCGTGCGTAGCATCACGCCGGTCGCCCTCTGA
- a CDS encoding LysR family transcriptional regulator, giving the protein MNIKQLEVLVAIAESGSFSKGAEATCITQSTASQHIAALELSAGVKLLDRTGRGAVPTEAGKTLLISAKQVLAALRNTEQAMRRFRRGEHVELRVAGSSIPGTYLLPEVVVALRKQAPGITVCAEIRDSNEALLLLKEESVELAIVGIVPDDRFFESEVVGSDTMRLVVKQGHHWGEQRRIALAELKSEFLVAREQGSGTGRAVAALLRSAGVSEKELKIGAVFSSSEAVKQAVLAGCGPAFLSEFAVAGELANGELAAVDVDNIDLKRSFSLVWRRGRSLSPAAEMFRAALREKMQERR; this is encoded by the coding sequence ATGAACATCAAGCAGCTTGAGGTTTTGGTGGCCATTGCCGAAAGTGGCAGCTTTTCCAAGGGGGCGGAGGCGACCTGCATTACGCAGTCCACGGCCAGCCAGCATATTGCCGCACTGGAACTGTCAGCCGGGGTCAAGTTGCTCGATCGAACCGGCCGGGGCGCAGTGCCGACTGAGGCGGGCAAGACACTGCTGATAAGCGCCAAGCAGGTGCTGGCAGCCCTCAGGAATACCGAACAGGCGATGCGCCGGTTCCGCAGGGGAGAGCATGTTGAACTGCGGGTTGCCGGCAGCAGCATCCCCGGCACCTATCTGCTCCCTGAAGTCGTCGTCGCTTTGCGTAAGCAGGCTCCGGGAATAACGGTCTGCGCCGAGATTCGCGACAGCAACGAAGCACTGCTATTACTCAAAGAGGAATCAGTGGAGCTGGCGATTGTCGGTATTGTTCCCGATGACCGGTTCTTCGAGTCAGAAGTAGTAGGCAGCGACACCATGCGCTTGGTCGTAAAACAAGGCCACCATTGGGGTGAGCAACGCCGGATTGCTCTTGCCGAGCTGAAATCAGAGTTTCTGGTAGCCAGGGAACAGGGCTCAGGAACCGGCCGAGCGGTTGCCGCTCTGTTGCGCAGTGCCGGAGTGAGTGAAAAGGAACTTAAAATCGGCGCGGTTTTTTCAAGCAGCGAAGCAGTCAAACAGGCGGTTCTGGCCGGATGCGGCCCGGCCTTTCTCTCAGAGTTCGCCGTAGCCGGGGAACTGGCCAATGGTGAACTGGCAGCCGTGGATGTCGATAATATCGATCTTAAGCGGAGTTTTTCCCTGGTCTGGCGTCGGGGGCGCTCTCTATCGCCGGCTGCCGAGATGTTCCGCGCGGCATTGCGTGAAAAGATGCAGGAGCGGAGATGA
- the rd gene encoding rubredoxin, translating into MQKYVCTICQYIYDPELGDAGSGIAPGTAFEELPDGWVCPVCGVGKEMFEPAD; encoded by the coding sequence ATGCAAAAGTATGTCTGCACCATCTGTCAGTATATCTACGATCCCGAGCTTGGCGACGCCGGCAGCGGCATTGCTCCAGGAACCGCTTTTGAAGAGCTCCCTGATGGCTGGGTCTGCCCGGTGTGCGGCGTCGGCAAGGAGATGTTTGAGCCGGCTGACTGA
- a CDS encoding PocR ligand-binding domain-containing protein — protein MFTGLKNLRLSVKIAMLGAGSVLVTATALVLLALWQSNQYNSLAQSEVDKLITSDFNHVTEGVYNLVRTQHEAALERLNRPLKVSDEQAIAAHVRRRILSIKLGKTGYVYLLKGKGSNRGSYVISQKGERDGENIWETKDSDGRPVIKSIIAKAIALKPEEFASERYRWQNPGELQPRWKIAQLAYYEPLDWVIGSSAYEDELQTYKEVLNQGQNRLMKTLGIAGAIISLLIGLLGVALALTIARPIKQLKRGVETIIDGNLDQVLAVNATDEIGSLTQLFNIMTARLKETHEEIRQMVAGVVESEELLRLAEEISHVGSWSHDLATDKLSWSDEVFRIVGLEPQSIEPTYDAFLAMVHPEDRALVKSAYLESVAAGNSSYEIEHRIIREKSGEVRVVLERCFHVCDSAGQIIKSTGMVHDITERKQVEAALERRIMSLTRPLDENWSIDFEDLFNLSDIQRLQDEFAKATGVASIITYPDGTPITQPSGFCRLCIDIIRQTEKGLANCYKSDAMLGRLSHNGPAIQPCMSGGLWDAGAGISVGGRHIANWLIGQVRDETQTEERMREYAREIGADEQELIAAFREVPAMSQQQFEAVAGALFTLANQLSTTAYQNVQQARFIAERKQMETELHLLNSELEQRVAVRTAELERMNIELESFCYSISHEIRAPIARLAGFSSTIKEIADNPDPELLVYCAERIETASNRLRTVIDSLLTLNRLSRAEITLMPVNLSEIAVQVMNELLEDSSRRSIEQNICQGIVVLGDPDMLEICMRNLLGNAIKYTEKTQKAVVEFGQAGTGTEHVYFVRDNGAGFDMEGSKNLFVPFCRLHSVEEFEGIGIGLATVQRIIEKHGGKIWAEATPDKGATFFFTLKS, from the coding sequence ATGTTCACCGGATTAAAAAATCTCAGGCTGAGCGTCAAAATCGCCATGCTTGGCGCCGGCAGTGTTCTTGTCACTGCTACCGCCCTGGTCCTGTTGGCATTGTGGCAAAGCAATCAATATAACTCGCTGGCACAATCCGAAGTGGACAAGCTGATCACCTCAGATTTCAATCATGTCACCGAAGGGGTGTACAACCTCGTCAGAACCCAGCATGAAGCCGCCCTGGAGCGCTTGAATAGGCCGCTCAAGGTAAGCGATGAACAGGCAATAGCCGCCCATGTTCGCCGACGGATACTGAGTATTAAGTTGGGGAAGACCGGCTATGTCTATCTACTGAAAGGCAAGGGCTCGAACCGGGGGAGCTATGTCATCTCCCAGAAAGGCGAACGCGACGGGGAAAACATCTGGGAGACCAAGGACTCTGACGGCCGACCGGTTATCAAGAGCATTATCGCCAAGGCGATTGCCTTAAAGCCGGAAGAGTTTGCCTCTGAGCGCTACCGCTGGCAGAATCCTGGAGAGCTGCAACCGCGATGGAAAATAGCACAGCTCGCCTATTACGAGCCTCTCGACTGGGTAATCGGCTCAAGTGCTTACGAAGACGAACTGCAGACGTACAAGGAGGTGCTGAACCAAGGCCAGAACCGATTGATGAAAACGTTGGGGATTGCCGGAGCAATCATCTCCTTGTTAATTGGCCTGCTCGGCGTTGCCCTCGCGTTGACCATCGCCCGTCCGATAAAGCAGTTGAAGCGAGGCGTTGAGACCATAATCGACGGCAACCTTGACCAGGTATTGGCGGTAAACGCAACTGACGAAATCGGTTCCCTGACCCAATTATTCAACATCATGACCGCTAGGCTCAAGGAGACCCACGAAGAGATCCGGCAGATGGTCGCAGGGGTTGTCGAGAGTGAAGAACTGCTGCGGCTGGCCGAGGAGATCTCCCATGTCGGATCCTGGTCGCACGACCTCGCAACCGACAAACTTTCCTGGTCTGACGAGGTGTTCCGCATTGTCGGCCTTGAGCCGCAATCGATCGAGCCGACTTATGATGCTTTTCTCGCCATGGTTCACCCGGAAGACCGGGCGCTGGTCAAATCGGCATATTTAGAATCGGTTGCTGCCGGCAACAGCAGTTATGAGATCGAGCACCGGATCATCCGGGAGAAATCAGGGGAGGTCCGGGTGGTGCTGGAGCGCTGTTTCCATGTCTGCGACAGCGCTGGGCAAATCATCAAGTCCACCGGCATGGTGCACGACATTACCGAGCGCAAGCAGGTTGAGGCGGCGCTTGAGCGACGGATTATGTCGCTGACCAGGCCTCTGGACGAAAACTGGAGCATTGATTTTGAAGACCTGTTCAATCTGAGCGATATCCAGAGGTTGCAGGATGAATTTGCCAAGGCTACCGGGGTAGCTTCGATAATCACCTATCCGGACGGCACTCCGATTACGCAACCGAGCGGTTTCTGCCGACTGTGCATCGACATTATTCGTCAAACAGAGAAGGGGCTGGCAAACTGCTATAAATCCGACGCAATGCTGGGGCGCCTTTCTCACAATGGCCCGGCAATCCAGCCATGCATGAGTGGCGGCCTGTGGGACGCCGGCGCCGGTATTTCGGTCGGCGGTCGGCATATCGCCAACTGGCTCATCGGCCAGGTGCGCGACGAAACGCAGACCGAGGAGCGGATGCGTGAGTATGCCCGAGAGATCGGCGCCGACGAACAGGAGTTGATCGCAGCGTTTCGCGAAGTCCCTGCCATGTCGCAGCAACAGTTCGAGGCTGTTGCCGGTGCCCTTTTCACCCTGGCCAATCAGCTCTCCACAACAGCTTATCAGAATGTGCAGCAGGCGCGGTTCATCGCCGAGCGCAAGCAGATGGAAACGGAACTGCATCTCCTGAATTCGGAGCTGGAGCAGCGGGTAGCGGTGAGAACCGCTGAACTTGAGCGGATGAACATTGAACTTGAGAGCTTCTGTTACTCGATTTCCCATGAGATTCGGGCGCCTATTGCCAGGTTGGCCGGGTTCAGCAGTACCATAAAAGAGATTGCCGATAACCCGGACCCCGAGCTGCTTGTTTACTGCGCCGAGCGGATTGAAACAGCCAGCAACCGCCTTCGTACGGTCATCGACAGCTTGTTGACCCTCAATCGCCTGTCTCGTGCCGAGATCACGCTAATGCCGGTCAATCTCTCCGAGATAGCAGTGCAGGTAATGAACGAACTGCTTGAGGACAGTAGCCGGCGCAGCATTGAGCAAAACATCTGCCAGGGGATTGTTGTCCTCGGAGACCCAGATATGCTGGAAATCTGCATGAGGAATCTCTTGGGCAATGCCATCAAATACACGGAAAAGACACAAAAGGCTGTTGTCGAATTCGGGCAGGCCGGCACAGGCACAGAGCATGTCTATTTCGTCAGGGACAATGGGGCAGGGTTTGACATGGAGGGGAGTAAAAACCTGTTCGTCCCTTTCTGCCGCCTTCACTCAGTAGAGGAGTTCGAAGGGATCGGTATCGGTCTGGCAACAGTGCAGCGGATTATTGAAAAACATGGCGGGAAAATCTGGGCAGAGGCGACGCCCGACAAGGGGGCGACCTTTTTCTTCACCCTCAAATCCTGA